From the Lolium rigidum isolate FL_2022 chromosome 2, APGP_CSIRO_Lrig_0.1, whole genome shotgun sequence genome, one window contains:
- the LOC124691195 gene encoding ABC transporter G family member 1-like, translating into MFPWQRRPAVAGFDGVEVAPTKAPAPAQRAGTDVVDDPRVFLTWEDVCVTVAAGSYGGEPVSILRGISGHAGPGEVLAIMGPSGCGKTTLLDSLAGRLGPGVTETGLILINGRREKLAFGTSAYVTQDNVLMSTMSVREAVYYSAQLQLPGTMPAAEKRAHADGVIREMGLGDAMDTRIGGRITKGISGGQRKRLTICIEMLTRPRLLFLDEPTSGLDSAASYHVMSHITRVAAREGMTVVAAVHQPSGDVFDLFHSLCLLSQGRTVFFGAASEANQFFTQSGFPCPQLRNPSDHFLRTINKDFDEEIVESSKSRRKTAAEAIDILTDAYQSPAYSEKTTNRIAEMKQIGGAPFRKREQASFSAKLFVLTRRSFINMHRDIGYYWMRLGIYLGIGICLGTIFYQVGHSYSSIQARCEVIMYTTALLTFMAIGGFPSFVEEVKVFRRERLSGHYGVAEFVISNTLSATPYLAVITVIPGAMLYYLTGLTKGADHFVYFVINLCMCTLLVESMMMIIAVIVPDFLMGIIVGAGVQGVMMLNGGFFRLPNELPKPVWKYPCYYISFHKYAVQGFYKNEFIGQSFPSDQLIEKNVTISGMQVLQEKLQVEMGYSKWVNIAILCGMMVVYRMMFFAIVKITEEVRTKRRGMKWKWCK; encoded by the exons ATGTTCCCGTGGCAGCGTCGTCCGGCCGTGGCGGGGTTCGACGGCGTGGAGGTAGCGCCGACGAAGGCGCCTGCGCCGGCGCAAAGGGCGGGCACGGACGTCGTCGACGACCCCCGGGTGTTCCTGACGTGGGAGGACGTGTGCGTCACGGTGGCCGCCGGCTCCTACGGCGGCGAGCCGGTGAGCATCCTGCGGGGCATCAGCGGCCACGCGGGGCCGGGGGAGGTGCTCGCCATCATGGGGCCGTCGGGATGCGGCAAGACCACGCTACTCGATTCCCTCGCAG GAAGGTTAGGGCCTGGAGTTACTGAAACCGGGTTGATTCTGATCAATGGCCGCCGAGAGAAGCTTGCCTTTGGAACCTCG GCTTACGTGACCCAAGACAACGTGCTGATGTCCACGATGTCGGTGCGTGAGGCCGTCTATTACTCAGCGCAGCTGCAGCTGCCAGGGACGATGCCAGCGGCAGAGAAGCGCGCACACGCCGACGGCGTGATCCGGGAGATGGGGCTCGGGGACGCCATGGACACGCGCATCGGCGGGCGCATAACCAAAGGCATCAGCGGTGGGCAGCGAAAGCGGTTAACCATCTGCATCGAGATGCTCACGCGCCCGCGGCTGCTCTTCCTCGACGAGCCCACCAGCGGGCTCGACAGCGCCGCCTCCTACCATGTCATGAGCCACATCACCAGAGTCGCGGCCAGGGAGGGCATGACTGTCGTCGCCGCCGTGCACCAGCCCAGTGGCGACGTCTTCGACCTCTTCCACAGCCTCTGTCTGCTTTCCCAAGGCAGGACCGTCTTCTTTGGAGCAGCATCAGAGGCCAACCAG TTCTTTACTCAAAGTGGCTTCCCATGTCCACAACTGAGGAACCCGTCTGACCACTTCCTGAGAACAATCAACAAAGATTTTGACGAG GAAATTGTTGAAAGTTCCAAATCTAGGAGAAAAACAGCAGCTGAAGCAATAGACATTCTGACAGATGCTTATCAGTCCCCTGCTTATTCAGAAAAAACAACCAACCGAATAGCTGAGATGAAACAGATA GGTGGAGCTCCATTTAGGAAGAGGGAACAAGCCAGCTTCTCAGCAAAGCTTTTTGTACTCACTAGAAGGTCATTTATAAATATGCACAGAGACATAGGATACTATTGGATGCGTTTGGGTATTTACCTAGGCATCGGCATTTGTCTTGGCACTATATTCTACCAAGTTGGCCACAGTTACAGTTCTATCCAG GCAAGATGTGAAGTAATAATGTATACAACCGCACTTCTTACTTTCATGGCAATTGGAGGATTCCCTTCTTTTGTAGAGGAAGTAAAG GTATTCAGAAGGGAGAGGCTGAGCGGCCATTACGGCGTGGCGGAGTTTGTCATCTCAAACACACTATCAGCCACTCCATATCTTGCAGTCATCACCGTGATCCCAGGCGCAATGTTGTACTACCTGACAGGGCTAACCAAAGGGGCTGACCACTTTGTCTACTTCGTCATCAACCTGTGCATGTGCACATTGCTAGTAGAGAGCATGATGATGATTATCGCCGTCATCGTCCCGGACTTTCTGATGGGGATCATCGTTGGGGCTGGAGTGCAAGGGGTGATGATGCTCAACGGTGGCTTCTTCCGCCTCCCCAACGAGCTCCCAAAGCCGGTGTGGAAGTACCCTTGCTACTACATCTCATTCCACAAGTACGCGGTGCAGGGGTTCTACAAGAACGAGTTCATCGGGCAGTCGTTCCCGAGTGACCAGCTCATTGAGAAAAATGTTACCATCAGTGGCATGCAAGTGCTCCAGGAGAAGCTGCAGGTGGAGATGGGGTACTCCAAATGGGTAAACATTGCCATCCTTTGTGGAATGATGGTGGTGTATAGGATGATGTTCTTTGCTATTGTCAAGATCACGGAGGAAGTCAGGACAAAACGAAGGGGAATGAAATGGAAATGGTGCAAATAG